The Nocardioides zeae genome includes the window GGGCGGGTCGTGGCCTCGTCCGTGGTGCGACCGTTCGTGTCGGGGCCGACGTGCCGGCCGCGGTGCCCGGCGTAGTGCTGCCAGAGTCGAGCCTCCTCGGCCTCGTCCAGGTGGCCGCCGTCGACGTCGACCGAGGGGGCGTCCTTGATCTGCTCCTTGGTGAACGGCAGCGTCAGGCGGTCGCCGTCGAGGGTCGCGTCGGTCACCGGCACGAAGGACTCCCTCATGCCGAACAGCCCCGTGTTGACCGTGACGAACGCCGGCTGCCCGGTCGCGTCGTCGTAGTAGAGCTGCCCGACCTTGCCGATCTTGTCCCCGGCCTGGGTGTAGGCGGTGGTGCCGATCGCGTCGCGAGCCTGGGTCTCGTCGAGCATCTGGTTCTCCTGTCCCGGAACTCCCCGTTGCTGACGGTGGCCGGTACCCGTGTACCCGGCTCGGAACGGGGCTGCGAGGTCGCGGAGCTCGGACGAAATGCGACCCGGGCCGGGTGAACCGCGCGAAACGGGCAACCGGTGGCCTGCGGGGCACGACGAAGGAGAACGACGTGGCACGACACCACAGGGACGACCAGCACGACCACCGGCACGACCACAGGGACGACCACAGGGACGACCGGCCCGCCGGGGGCGGCGCCAGCACCTTCGACGCCCTGCAGGAGCGGCGGCGAACGGCCGTGGACGACTCGGCCGCACGCGACCGCTTCGCGGGGATGAACCTCGGGGCCTGCTTCTTCGGGTGGCTCGTGGCCGTGGCCGTGGCCATCCTGCTCACCAGCATCGTCGGCGCCGTGGTGGCGGCCGTCGGCTCCTCGACCGGCATCACGCAGACCGAGGCCGAGCGGGAGAGCGGCACCATCGGGGTGGCCGCGGCCGTCGTGCTGCTGGTCGTGCTGCTGCTCGGCTACTACGCCGGGGGCTACGTGGCCGGGCGCATGTCGCGCTTCGACGGCGGGCGCCAGGGGGTGGGCGTCTGGGTCATCGGGCTCGTCGTGACGGTGGTGGCCGTGGTGCTCGGCGCCGTCTTCGGCTCGCAGTACAACATCCTCGACCGCGTCAGCCTGCCCCGGATCCCCGTCTCCACGCAGGACCTCAGCATCGGCGCCGTGGTCACCGCGCTGGCGGTCGTGCTCGGGACCCTCCTCGCCGCCGTGCTCGGCGGCAAGGTCGGCCACCGCTACCACGACCGCGTCGACCGCGCCGTGATCCGGCACTGAGCCCCGCGCCTCACCGGCCCTCCGACGGCACGCCCCACCGCCGTCCTCCCGGGTGACGACCTCCGACAGGACGTCGCCCACCACCTGCGGCAGAGCACCTCGGCCCCGCAGTGCACGACACGCATGTCTCCACCACCCCAGGAGGAACAGATGACCGACCCATCCACCACCGAGAAGGCCCAGGCCGCCGCGTCCGCCGCGGTCGACGAGGGGCGTCACGTCACCGGCGTCGCCAAGGACGAGGCGCAGAACGTTGCCTCCGAGGTCTCCGCGCAGACGCGCCAGCTCGTGGACGAGACCCGCCAGCAGGTCGCGCAGCAGCTCGACGACCAGTCGCGGCAGCAGCGGGACAAGCTGGTCGGCACGCTCGGTGCCCTGAGCGACGACCTGGCGCAGATGGCCGACCGCAGCGAGAGTTCCGGCCTCGCCGCGCAGGCCGCCCGCGAGGTCGCCGACCGCGCCCGCTCGCTCCAGTCCTACCTCGACGGCCGCGACCCCAGCCAGCTCCTCGACGACGCACGCGACTTCGCCCGGCGCCGTCCGGGCGTGTTCCTGCTCGGCGCTCTGGCCGCCGGCGTGGTCGCGGGGCGCGTGGTGCGCGGGGCCAAGGACGCCCCGCAGGTCGGTGCCGTCGGCACGGCCCCGGCCCCGACGCCGCCCCCGGTGAGCCCCACCCCGACGCCGCCCCCGGTGAGCCCCACTCCGGTGGCGGCCCCGCCCGTCGGGCAGGACCACGGCAGCGACCCGCTCGCCGGTGACACCCGTCCGCAGCACGTCGCGGACCCGGGTCAGGGCCTGCCGCCGCTCCCGGACGAGAGGCCCGGCACGGTCGACCCGGGGCCCGCCCTCGACGACGACGGGCCCATGGGGACGAACGCCGCCGGCTACGGTCGCAGCGCCGGCCTCGAGGGGCCTGCGTGAGCACCCCCCTCGACCCCCCGCCCCACG containing:
- a CDS encoding PRC-barrel domain-containing protein, yielding MLDETQARDAIGTTAYTQAGDKIGKVGQLYYDDATGQPAFVTVNTGLFGMRESFVPVTDATLDGDRLTLPFTKEQIKDAPSVDVDGGHLDEAEEARLWQHYAGHRGRHVGPDTNGRTTDEATTRPAENAGVGTATPQAGRPRLRRYVTTELVTQTVPVRRERIEVVDDADGVDQVDDRRA